The Arthrobacter oryzae DNA window CGCCGGACCGGTGACGAACGTCTGCATACCCTCCGGCGCAGACGCCTGGACCTCATCCCGGAGCTCCTGGACGATTTCCTTGACCTCTCCCGAGGAGGAAATGGGCACCACGAACTGGACGGCCTCGCCGTCCTTCGACGGGATGGGTCCGATGACCGCACTGCCCGCCTGCAGTTCCTCGAGCTTGGCCTTGAGGGCAGCCGCCTCCCCCAGCTGAGCAGGAGTGAAGGCGGTTTCGCTTTCGACGACGATCACGGCCGGAATCTCATCCGAGTCCCTGAACTTGGCCTGCCAGTCCTGGGCCTCCGTAGCCTCAGCGCTGGCGGGCAGGAATGAGGCCTGGTCATTGGAGGACACTTCCTCCAGGCGGCCGAAGGTGGGGCCGCCAATCCCGGCAATGGCGAGCCAGGTAATCACGAGCAATACGGGGACCAGCCAGCGGAGCCAGAACGGAACGCGCGCAGTGCCGGGATGTCTCTGTTTCATGTGTCCTTCTGGTGGTTCCTCGGAGGAGTAGAATCTACTCCATCGTAGACTATCTCTATTATGGAGATAAGTAGCCGGACGTAAATAGTCGCTAAACATTCCGTCGGTGAGAGAATCTTGGCGGAGCCAACAGATTTCCGCAGGCAAGAAGCCTGCGAAACCACGCAGCAAGGAGGGACGCCGTGTCGGAAGACCCTGCCGAGCGCCCCGGACCCGCTGCACCCCAGGGCCTGGTCCGGCTGCTGCAGGAGTTCACGCTCGAAGCCAACCGCTACGTGGACGCGGCCGGCGGGCGCAACGACATGCACCGCACGGACCTCAACGCACTCGCCGTGATCATGCGGCACGCGGCCAAGGACCAGGTGGTCACGCCGGGCGTGCTCCGGAAGGAACTCAACCTCAGTTCCCCCGCCACCACGGCGCTCATCGACCGGCTGCACACGTCCGGACACGTGGTGCGCGAACGACAGGGTTCGGACCGCCGGCAGGTCCAGCTGCGCATGACCGAAAAGGCCTACCGCGACGGCGGGGCCATGTTCCTGCCGCTGGCCCGCCACATGGGCGCGGCCATGGCGGAATTCACCCCCGCGGAGCTGGAGGTGGCGGCACGCTTCATGGAGTCCATGACCGAGGCCACCATCCGCGCCGCTCAGGAAGCGGCGGGGCCGGGCGCGGCGGGGCCGGGCGCGGCGGGGCCGGGCGCGGCCACGCAGGGTGCGGCGGCGCCGGAATAACCGGGCCTGCTTTGGTCAGCTCGATTGCCGCGCATTTTCCCGCCGGAGCGGTAGCGTTTCCTTATGAGTGCACAGCAGCCTGAAGACGTGTACACGCATGGTCACCACGAGTCCGTGGTCCGCGCCCATGCCTCACGGACCGCAGAGAATTCCGCCGCGTTCGTGATCCCGTACCTCACCCCCGGCACGTCCGTGCTGGACGTGGGCTGCGGGCCGGGCAGCATCACGTGCGACTTCGCGGGCCTTGTGGCGCCCGGACACGTGACCGGGCTGGACCGTTCCCCGGATGTGATCACCCACGCCACCGAGCTTGCCGCCGAACGCGGGGTGGAGAACGTCGAGTTCGTGGCGGGGAATATCTACGACCTGGACTTCGACGACGAAACGTTCGACGTCGTCCACGCCCACCAGGTGCTTCAGCACCTGACGGACCCGGTGGAGGCCCTGCGCGAAATGCGCCGGGTGGCCAAGCCCGGCGGCATCGTGGCAGTGCGCGACGCCGATTTCCACGGCATGAGCTGGTATCCCGCCATCCCGGAACTGGACGAATGGATGGAACTGTACCAGCGCATCGCCCGCCGCAACGGCGCCGAACCGGACGCCGGACGCCGCCTGGTCTCGTGGGCCCAGGCCGCAGGATTCACCGACGTCGCGCCCACCAGCAGCAACTGGCTGTATGCCACAGGACAGCAGCGCCGGTGGCAGGCCAGGGTCTGGGGCGAGCGCGTGCTGCATTCGGCCTTCGCTGACCAGGCGCTGGAGTACGGCTTCGCCAACGCCGCTGACCTTGCCCGGATTTCCGCAGGCTGGCACCGCTGGGGTTCCACCGACGACGGCTGGTTCCTGATCCCTAACGGCGAGGTCATCGCGCGGGCCTGAGCTCCCGCGGTCGTCCGGGCTAGCCTTGCCGTGCGGGAAGCGTCACCCTGGCGGACTCTCCCATGGCCTGGTCGGCAGTGAACCCGACCACGCCGATTTCGACCGCGCGGCCCCGGTGTACATCCGTCATGGATGCGGTCCGCGCACCGCCCTCCACCAATCCGGCCGGAATGCCGTCCACGGTCAAACCCCAGCGGTAGGGTTCCGCCCCGCTCGGCTCCCAGGAAATTTGGACGGTGCTCACGTCTCCGGCATCCGCAGTGACCACTACGGTGACGTTGCGAGGCGCTGCCGGCAACCCGTCCCAGGGTCCCCGTCCGATGTGCACGGCAGCGGTCGCCGTCGACGCCCCTCCCGTGAAAAAGGTAATCCTGACCTCCGCAGTTCCTTCGAACACGTCATTGAACGTGTGCGCCGCGACCGGAAGCGGACCGACTTCATCAATCACGCCGTCGCCGTCAAAGTCCCATTCATAGAGCGCCGCACTGACCCCCGCGGGTAAAGACGGGGACACGTCGAAGGTGATCTCCTGGCCCGGCATGGCGTAATAGTCGGGGTGCCGGAACGCCGCCTGAGGGAGTGGTGCAGCGGGCTCAGAGTCCGCCCCGCCCCCTTTGTTCATGATGTCCGTCATCGGACCCCGGGTGGCGGCAGAACTTTGGGTGCCGGCCGTCTCCCGGGCCGGGCTGGAGGGCGCCGCTGTACCTGGCTCCGCCGCTCGCTGCCCGGGAGCCGGGTTGGGCACCGCGCAGGAGGCCGCCGCCATCAGGACTACCCCTGCGAAAACTGTGCTGACGGCCCTGTTCATCGACTCCCCCAAGTCATGGACTGCTCCCCGGACGAAGCAGGCTTACGCCGCGGTCCCGGCAAACCAGGTGGTGCGGCTAACTGCATCGTAGCTCTGCAGTACCTGTATGTCTGCAGCGGCGCCCATCGTCTGCAGCGGCGGATGGCTCCGGCAGTAGGAAATAGTCCCCATACTTCGGCCTCTAAACTGGATAGGTGCAACCCTCCCTTTGGCTGGCCCTGGCCGGCGCCGGCGTCCTGATCAGCTTTACCCCCGGAGCGGGTGCCATCAACACCATGAGCAACTCGCTGAATTCCGGCTTCCGACGCGCCATCTGGGGAATCCTGGGCCAGCAGGCCGCACTGGTGGTCCACGTGGTGATCGTTGCGCTGGGTGTGGGCGTCCTGGTTGCCAGCTCGCCCGTGGCGTTCAATGTGATCCGGTACGCCGGGGCCGCCTATCTGGTCTACCTGGGCATCCGCCAGTTCCTGCACAAGCCGGACCTTGACCAGGAGAAAGCGGCCGAGCTACGCAACGAACCGGCCGGCTCCATGTTCCGCCGGGGCCTGTGGGTCAACCTGCTCAACCCCAAGGCCGTCGTTTTCTTCCTGGCCTTCATGCCCCAGTTCATCAGGCCTGAGCAGCCGCTGCTGCCCCAGTATCTCGTCCTCACCGCCACCGTGGTGGTCATCGACATTCTGGTGATGTGGTTCTTCTTTGCGGCCGCAGCCAAGTCCTTCCAGCGCTTCACGCACAACGCCCACGGGCAGAAGATCCTGAACCGGACGTTCGGGGTGCTCTTCGTGGCCGTGGGCGTCATGCTGGCGCTGATCCACTAACTACGCGGCCAGCGGAACCTCCGGGCTGCCGGCAACCACCACGAGTTCAGGCCCGCCCGCGGAGACGGTGACCTGTGCTCCGGCCGTGAGGCCGGAGCCCACCAGCAAATCGGCGATCCGGTCGTCGAGTTCGCGCTGGATCACGCGGCGCAGGGGCCGGGCACCGTACTCGGGTTCGTAGCCCCGCTCAGCAATCCAGTCCACCGCGTCCTCGCTGACGGACAGCGCGATCCCCTGCGCGCGCAGGCGGGCTTCGGTGTCGTTGAGCATCAGCCGCACGATCTGGCGCAACTGGGCCTGGTCCAGCTTGCGGAACAGCACGATCTCGTCGATGCGGTTCAGGAACTCAGGCCGCATCGATTCCCGCAGCCGTGCCAGGACACGGTCCCGCAGGGCCTTCTCCGAGCCGAAGGCGCTTCCCTCGCCGGCGGCGGTGAACCCGGTGGGCCCGGCCTTGCTGGCCAGGAACTCCGAGCCGAGGTTCGAGGTCATGATGACCACCGTGTTGCGGAAGTCCACGGTGCGTCCGTGGCCGTCCGTCAGGCGCCCGTCGTCGAGCACCTGCAGCAGGAGGTTGAACACATCCGGGTGCGCCTTTTCGATCTCGTCGAGCAGCACGATCGAGTAAGGATTGCGCCGTACCCGCTCTGTGAGCTGGCCGGCTTCGTCGTAACCCACGTACCCCGGCGGGGCACCCACAAGGCGGCTCACGGTGTGCCGTTCGCCGAACTCGCTCATGTCGAAGCGGATCATGGAATCTTCGCTTCCGAACAGCGAGCCCGCCAGCGCCTTGGCGAGTTCGGTCTTGCCGACGCCGGTGGGGCCCAGGAACAGGAAGCTCCCGATCGGCCTGCCGGCAGCGCCCATGCCCGTGCGGTTCCGCCGGACGGACTTCGCAATCAGGCTCACGGCGTCCTCCTGGCCGACGACCCGCTGGTGCAGGTCCTCTTCCAGCCTGGCCAGCCGCTCCCGGTCACCCTCGGTGATCCGGCTGGCCGGGATACCCGTTGCACGCGAGATGATCTCGGCAATTTCCGGTTCGCCGACGACGGCGGCGGCAGCATCGCTGGAAACGTCACCGCGGGCGTCCTGGCCGGCCGCACCGCCGTCGAGCTTCTCCTTCAGCGCTTTCGCTTCGTCCCGCAGCCGGGAGGCTTCTTCGAAGTCCTCCGCGGCTATGGCAGCGTTCTTCGATTCCTCGAGCGCCGCGAGCTGTTCGCGGAGGGCCGCAACGTCCTGCCGGGCACCGAGCTTGAGGCTCAGTCTTGCCCCGGCCTGGTCAATGAGGTCGATCGCCTTGTCCGGCAGGAACCGGTCCGTCACGTAACGGGCGGACAGTTCGACGGCGGCCCTGATCGCCTCGTCGGTGTAGCGGACGCCGTGGTGTTCCTCGTACCGCCCGCGCAGTCCGGAAAGGATCTGCACGGCGTCCTCAATGGCGGGCTCCCCTACCTGGACGGGCTGGAAGCGGCGCTCAAACGCGGGATCCTTCTCCACCTTGCGGTACTCGTTCAGCGTGGTGGCACCCACAACGTGGAGTTCGCCGCGGGCCAGCCGCGGCTTCAGGATGTTGCCTGCATCCATGCCGCCCTCGCCCGCGCCGCCGGCCCCGAGGACCATATGCAGCTCGTCGATGAACAGGATGAGCCGGCCCGCGTTGGCAGTCACTTCGTCCATCGCCTTGGTCAGGCGCTCTTCGAAGTCCCCGCGGTAGCGGGTCCCTGCGAGCATGGCGGGAAGGTCCAGCGAAATGACCCGCTTGTTGCGGAGCTGTTCCGGCACGGTGTCGTTGGCAATGGCCTGGGCCAGGCCTTCCACGATGGCCGTCTTGCCTACGCCGGCTTCGCCGATCAGCACCGGGTTGTTCTTGGTGCGCCGGGCCAGGATTTCGATGGTCTGGGCCGTCTCGTCGATCCGCCCGATGACCGGGTCCAGGCCGCCTGAACGCGCCAGGGCGGTGAGGTCCGTCCCGTAGGTGTCCAGCGTCGGGGTCTCTGAAGCGGCTTCCGGTTCCCCTGCCGGGGCAGTTCCGGGGCGGCCGTTTCCGGGCTGTTCACCGCTGTCCGCGTCGCGTGCCCCGGCCTGGAAGGATTCGGGCGTGACGCCGGCCGCTGCAAGCACCTGCCCCGCCGGAGCGTCCTGGTTTAGCACCAGGGCGAAGAACAGGTGCTCCGGGTCGATGTAGGTGGACCCGAACGCCCGGGCAACCTGGTAGGCATCCAGCAGGGCCCGCTGGGCGGACGGCGTCAGCGCGGGGGCTGCCGTCACCGCCCGGGCGGATTTCTCCGGCAGCCGTTCTTCAGCCGCCTTGGCCACGGCCGCGGGGTCGGCCCCGGCGCGGCGCACGTAGCTGACGGCCGGCTCAGCCCCTGCCATGGTCCGCAGGACATGCAGGGCATCCACATCGCCGTGTCCGAGGTCCACGGCGAACTGGCCGGCGAGCGAGAGCACTTCGTGGGTGCGGCGGCTCAGCAGCCTGGTGATGTCCGTGGGGCGCCCGGACCGGGCCGCGCGCTGGCCCTGCAGGTAGCGCGCAAGGAACTCGTCAAACGATCCGCTGCCGGTACCGGCAGGTCCAAAAAACGTTGGCATGTACCCTCCGTAGGTAAAGTTGAGTGCAATTGACTCAAGTCTCTAGCTACGGAGATTATTCCCGGTCCGGCGGCGGGGCCGCAACTGCCCGTTCGCGCCCGCCCCCGGGCCGCAACTGTCCGTTCGCGCTTACGGCAGCTGGCCGTTCGCCGGCGCCAGCTTGCGCAGATCCGCCTTCCGGATCTTACCGCTGGCAGTCCTGGGCATCTCCTCCACGAACACCACCGACTTGGGGATCTTGTACCGGGCAAGCCGGCCGTCCAGATGGGCCCGCAGCTGCTCTTCGCTCAGCTGCGCCCCTTCCCGCAGGAGCACCACGGCCCGCGGCACCTCGCCCCATTTCTCGTCCGGCACGCCGATCACGGCCACACTCCCCACGGCATCCAGCTCGGTGATCGCCTGCTCCACTTCGGCCGGATAGATGTTCTCGCCGCCGGAGATGATCATGTCCTTGAGCCGATCCGAGATGAACACGAAGCCGTCGTCATCCTTGTAGCCCATGTCGCCGGACTTGAACCAGCCGTCGCCGGTGTAGGAGTCGGCCGTGGCGTCGGGCCGGTTCCAGTACTGGTGGATGACATTGGGGCCCTTGATCTGGATCTCCCCCACCGTTCCCGGCGCCGCGGCGCCCGCACCGGGATCGGTGAGGTCCGCGACCCGGACCTCCGTGAAGAAGTGCGGCAGGCCGGAGGATCCGGCCTTGTCCCGGGACCGTGCCGCCGGCAGTGTGGTGGCCCCCGGCGCCGTTTCGGTCATTCCGTAGCCGTTGGAGAACCGCAGCCCGCGCTTCTCGTAGGCATCCAGCACGCGCAGCGGCACGGCTGATCCGCCGCAGGTCAGCTTGTTCAGGGAGCTAAGGTCCGTGGCGTCCCAGGCGGGATGTTCACAGAGCATCTGGTACGTGGTGGGCACCCCGCTGATGGTGGTGGCCCGGTGCCGTTCGATGAGCTGAAGCGTGCGGAGCGGGTCAAACCTGGGTTCGAGGATCACGGTCCCGCCTTTCAGCAGGGTGGGCAGGACGCCCATGTCCAGGGACGCCACGTGGAACATCGGGGAGATCATCAGGGCCACATCCGTGGAGGCGAAGTCGAAGTCGACAATCACGTTGAGGCAGTTCCAGGTGATGTTTCCGTGGGTCAGCAGGGCGCCCTTGGGGTGTCCGGTTGTTCCGGAGGTGTAAAGGATCATGGCGCCGTCGTCCAGGCCCACCGGCTCGTCCGGGGCCGTCGTCGAGCCGGAGGCGACGACGGCCTCATAGTCCTCCGCCGCCGTCGTGCCTTCCGTTTCACTTCCCGCAGGAGCGGCACGATCTCCTGTCACAGCGGCGTCGTCGACGGCGATCCGCCGGGCCACCGCCGTCCCTTCGCCGCCGCGGACCGCCAGGCCCGAAAGGCTCGAAGCATGCACCAGCAGCGCAGCGCCGCAGTCCCTGAGCTGGAACTGGATTTCCGGCGGCGCCAGCCGGGTGTTGAGCGGAACGAAGACCGCTCCGGCAAGGCCGCAGGCGAAAAGCGTCTCCAGGAAGGACGGATCGTTCTCCCCCAGGTACGCCACCCGGTCCCCGCGCGAGACGCCGCGGTCACGGAAGGCGTTGGCGAGCCGGACGGAACGTTCCGCCAGTTGCTCGTAGCTGACCTCCCGGTCTCCGGCGATGATTGCTGCCTTGTTGCCCGACTTCGGGCGTCGCCGTTGCAGCCACGAGCCGATGCCAAAATTTTCCACGGCAAGTCCTTTCTAATAAAACGGTAGTCCCTGGCGGCCGGATCAGAGCCGGACGGTCTGGAGATCGTTGTTCTTGGGTTCCCGGGTCAGCAGGATGAAGACGATCGACACCACGGACATGACGGCCAGGTACCAGACCACCGCACCGGTGTTCTGGCCGGAATCCTTGAAGATCTGCGCCACGATCCCGGGGGTGAAGCCGGCCCCGAGCAGCGTTGCCAGCTGGTAGCCCAGCGAGGCGCCGGTGTACCGGGAGGTGGTGCCGAACTGTTCGGAGACGAAGGCCGCGAGCGGACCGAACAGCATGGAGTGGATCATCAGGCCCACCGCGAATGCCACGAAGATCAGCATGATGTTGTTGGAGGACAGCAGCTGGAACATCGGCACGAGGTAGGCGATGAACACCACCAGTCCGCCCACCATCACGGGCCGCCGGCCCAGCTTGTCCGAAAGCCTTCCGCCCAGGACAACAAAGACGATGGAGATCAGGGAGGCCGCCGCGTAGGCATAGAGCACACCCTGGCGGTCCGCTCCCTTGGAGACGGCGAAGGTCACCGCGAACGTTGCCAGCACCACCTGCAGCGCGAACCCTGCCGCCCCGGCCAGCATGGTGAAGATCAGCGTCTTCGGCCGGCGGAGCACCTGCAGGAGGGGAATTTCGCGGCGGGCCGGGGCGGAACCGGCCGGCTGGGAATCCTGTGCCTGCAAACCTTCAGCCTGTTCGGCCATCTCCTGTTCGCGCTTCTCCTGCTCGAGCGCGGCCTTGAAGATGGGGCTCTCGGAAACCTTGAGGCGGACGAACATGCCCACGCCCAGCAGTACGAAGGAGAGCAGGAACGGCACGCGCCAGCCCCAGGCGAGGAACTGCTCGTTCGGCAGGGAGGAGAATGCCCCCATGATGAAGGTGCCCAGCACCGCGCCCGTGGGGGCTCCGGCGTTCACGAACGATGCCGCGAAGCCGCGCTTGCCGGACTCCGAGTGTTCCAGCGCCATCAGGGCGGCGCCGCCCCATTCACCGCCGACGGCGATGCCCTGGAAGACGCGGAGGATCACCAGCATCACGGCGCCCCACGGGCCGGCCACGGAGGCGTCCGGGACCAGGCCGATCAGGGTGGAGGCCACGCCCATGACCAGCATGGACACGATCAGCATTCCCTTGCGGCCCAGCTTGTCACCGAAGTGGCCAAAGATGACCCCGCCGAGCGGGCGTGCCACGTAGCCGGCGGCGAAGGTGCCGTAGGCGGCCACCACACCCACCCAGTCGTCCATTCCGGAGAAGAAGACCTTGGGAAAGACGACGGCGGCGGCCGTGGCGTAGAGGAGGAAATCGTAGTACTCGATGGTGCTGCCCAGATAACTGGAGGCGATGACCGTGCGCGCTTCCTTGCGGCGTTCGGCCGTACCCATGGCGTGAAGCTGAGTGAGTCCAGACATGGCTGTTCCTTTAGGACAGAGGGACAAAACGGGTTTTGGGACGTGAAATGCGGCCTACTTGTAGAAGCGGGCCAGGAATTCGGCCACGACGGCCGGGCGCTCCTGGCCTTCGATCTCGATGGTGTTGGACACCTTGATCTGGGCGCAGCCCTTGACCTCGGTGACCTCGGCGATGGTGGCCCGCATGCGGATCCGCGAGCCCACCTTGACCGGTGAGGTGAAGCGGACCTTGTCCAGGCCGTAGTTCACTTTGGTGGTGACGCCGTCGACGTCGAACAGCTCGCCCCAGAACGGGATGATGAGCGAGAGCGTCAGGAAGCCGTGGGCGATCGGGGCACCGAACGGGCCGTCCTTGGCGCGTTCCGGATTCACGTGGATCCACTGGTCATCGCCGGTGGCATCGGCGA harbors:
- a CDS encoding MarR family winged helix-turn-helix transcriptional regulator: MSEDPAERPGPAAPQGLVRLLQEFTLEANRYVDAAGGRNDMHRTDLNALAVIMRHAAKDQVVTPGVLRKELNLSSPATTALIDRLHTSGHVVRERQGSDRRQVQLRMTEKAYRDGGAMFLPLARHMGAAMAEFTPAELEVAARFMESMTEATIRAAQEAAGPGAAGPGAAGPGAATQGAAAPE
- a CDS encoding methyltransferase domain-containing protein, with the protein product MSAQQPEDVYTHGHHESVVRAHASRTAENSAAFVIPYLTPGTSVLDVGCGPGSITCDFAGLVAPGHVTGLDRSPDVITHATELAAERGVENVEFVAGNIYDLDFDDETFDVVHAHQVLQHLTDPVEALREMRRVAKPGGIVAVRDADFHGMSWYPAIPELDEWMELYQRIARRNGAEPDAGRRLVSWAQAAGFTDVAPTSSNWLYATGQQRRWQARVWGERVLHSAFADQALEYGFANAADLARISAGWHRWGSTDDGWFLIPNGEVIARA
- a CDS encoding LysE family transporter; protein product: MQPSLWLALAGAGVLISFTPGAGAINTMSNSLNSGFRRAIWGILGQQAALVVHVVIVALGVGVLVASSPVAFNVIRYAGAAYLVYLGIRQFLHKPDLDQEKAAELRNEPAGSMFRRGLWVNLLNPKAVVFFLAFMPQFIRPEQPLLPQYLVLTATVVVIDILVMWFFFAAAAKSFQRFTHNAHGQKILNRTFGVLFVAVGVMLALIH
- a CDS encoding ATP-dependent Clp protease ATP-binding subunit produces the protein MPTFFGPAGTGSGSFDEFLARYLQGQRAARSGRPTDITRLLSRRTHEVLSLAGQFAVDLGHGDVDALHVLRTMAGAEPAVSYVRRAGADPAAVAKAAEERLPEKSARAVTAAPALTPSAQRALLDAYQVARAFGSTYIDPEHLFFALVLNQDAPAGQVLAAAGVTPESFQAGARDADSGEQPGNGRPGTAPAGEPEAASETPTLDTYGTDLTALARSGGLDPVIGRIDETAQTIEILARRTKNNPVLIGEAGVGKTAIVEGLAQAIANDTVPEQLRNKRVISLDLPAMLAGTRYRGDFEERLTKAMDEVTANAGRLILFIDELHMVLGAGGAGEGGMDAGNILKPRLARGELHVVGATTLNEYRKVEKDPAFERRFQPVQVGEPAIEDAVQILSGLRGRYEEHHGVRYTDEAIRAAVELSARYVTDRFLPDKAIDLIDQAGARLSLKLGARQDVAALREQLAALEESKNAAIAAEDFEEASRLRDEAKALKEKLDGGAAGQDARGDVSSDAAAAVVGEPEIAEIISRATGIPASRITEGDRERLARLEEDLHQRVVGQEDAVSLIAKSVRRNRTGMGAAGRPIGSFLFLGPTGVGKTELAKALAGSLFGSEDSMIRFDMSEFGERHTVSRLVGAPPGYVGYDEAGQLTERVRRNPYSIVLLDEIEKAHPDVFNLLLQVLDDGRLTDGHGRTVDFRNTVVIMTSNLGSEFLASKAGPTGFTAAGEGSAFGSEKALRDRVLARLRESMRPEFLNRIDEIVLFRKLDQAQLRQIVRLMLNDTEARLRAQGIALSVSEDAVDWIAERGYEPEYGARPLRRVIQRELDDRIADLLVGSGLTAGAQVTVSAGGPELVVVAGSPEVPLAA
- a CDS encoding acyl-CoA synthetase yields the protein MENFGIGSWLQRRRPKSGNKAAIIAGDREVSYEQLAERSVRLANAFRDRGVSRGDRVAYLGENDPSFLETLFACGLAGAVFVPLNTRLAPPEIQFQLRDCGAALLVHASSLSGLAVRGGEGTAVARRIAVDDAAVTGDRAAPAGSETEGTTAAEDYEAVVASGSTTAPDEPVGLDDGAMILYTSGTTGHPKGALLTHGNITWNCLNVIVDFDFASTDVALMISPMFHVASLDMGVLPTLLKGGTVILEPRFDPLRTLQLIERHRATTISGVPTTYQMLCEHPAWDATDLSSLNKLTCGGSAVPLRVLDAYEKRGLRFSNGYGMTETAPGATTLPAARSRDKAGSSGLPHFFTEVRVADLTDPGAGAAAPGTVGEIQIKGPNVIHQYWNRPDATADSYTGDGWFKSGDMGYKDDDGFVFISDRLKDMIISGGENIYPAEVEQAITELDAVGSVAVIGVPDEKWGEVPRAVVLLREGAQLSEEQLRAHLDGRLARYKIPKSVVFVEEMPRTASGKIRKADLRKLAPANGQLP
- a CDS encoding MFS transporter, whose protein sequence is MSGLTQLHAMGTAERRKEARTVIASSYLGSTIEYYDFLLYATAAAVVFPKVFFSGMDDWVGVVAAYGTFAAGYVARPLGGVIFGHFGDKLGRKGMLIVSMLVMGVASTLIGLVPDASVAGPWGAVMLVILRVFQGIAVGGEWGGAALMALEHSESGKRGFAASFVNAGAPTGAVLGTFIMGAFSSLPNEQFLAWGWRVPFLLSFVLLGVGMFVRLKVSESPIFKAALEQEKREQEMAEQAEGLQAQDSQPAGSAPARREIPLLQVLRRPKTLIFTMLAGAAGFALQVVLATFAVTFAVSKGADRQGVLYAYAAASLISIVFVVLGGRLSDKLGRRPVMVGGLVVFIAYLVPMFQLLSSNNIMLIFVAFAVGLMIHSMLFGPLAAFVSEQFGTTSRYTGASLGYQLATLLGAGFTPGIVAQIFKDSGQNTGAVVWYLAVMSVVSIVFILLTREPKNNDLQTVRL
- a CDS encoding MaoC family dehydratase, which translates into the protein MPNLVVDFDKLLTLAGTDLGVTEYREITQEQINKFADATGDDQWIHVNPERAKDGPFGAPIAHGFLTLSLIIPFWGELFDVDGVTTKVNYGLDKVRFTSPVKVGSRIRMRATIAEVTEVKGCAQIKVSNTIEIEGQERPAVVAEFLARFYK